The window ACAGTTCATGTTACTATATATTCCTGCCTTATTATAACCAGCTGTAATAATAATCCGTGTGGACTGAAATGCATCTGAATGTGAGTTGTTTCTGTCGTGTTGTTGTGTGTAGGTGACAGTGATACAGCGATGAACATCAAGGCTGTTTTGGGTCACAGCGTTACTTTCAGATGTCCTTCGAACCACAGCGAAGCTGTTGAACGCTTGTACATACAGAAAATTATTAACGATAAAGAGAAGTTCATTAACGGGTTTTATAAAGACCGTGACATGCCATGGAACGAATACCAGATCAGAACCAAAGTGAACAAGATGGACCTCAGCATGGAGATGAGAAACGTCTCAGTTTCTGACGAAGGActgtataaatgttacattttcgaCATCGGAGTAACAAATCCTAAAGTCTCAGACATTATCCTCGAAGTCACAGGTATGACACAAGATACAGACGGTGAAGAATGAATCAAATTGACCGCAACAGACAGGAAGTTGAATTAGGGTTTGAATCTGAATGACAGAAACAGGAATTCACTAAAGCGCagaaaattgaaattttaaaaagatgatacacaaatatattattaatttttactaaTTATGTCTATTTATTACCTGATATAATCAGATATTCCTCTAAACTAAGTTTAACACTGTCAAAACAATTATCTCTGCCACACAATATCTACAACACTGTTTCCagaaaaccaataaaaaataaaaataatactaatatcaaCATAGGTCTAAAAATGTTAGGAAATTAGAGCATTCTGGCAAATTAGTAAATACTTTTTCTATGTTATGCATGAGAATATATGTTTATACGTCATttatactaaattattaaatgcattgttaaaaatTACACTTTCTGAATTTTAATGCACCCCACTTGGTGCTTAAATTCAAATGCAATTCAGATTTTGAGCCTTCCTCATCTCAGCTCTGAATGATGCATAGCCCTGATAAACTCCTACATGTGTGATTAATGAAGCCATTCTGTGAGATATCATTTGAATATGAGTAAACAGCCTATTTATGGTTGCGTTTATACGTCTGTTGGTTTATTTGCGTATGTAAGTCTTGTCTGCTTGGTCGCACTGGAAATTCACAGCTTACTAAGGATTCTGGGATGATTGTATTGACGTGGGTTTTGGGGAAGTGAAATGTTGTTGTGGGGGAACCTCTCCGGATATCTCAAATGTCACTCATTCCACTGTTCTCTTCTTTTTACAGCTGAGTACAGCGCCCCTACAATCACACCTGACTGTACTGAACATAGACGTGGGGTCAGCGGCACGGGGATGAGCTGTGACTTAAGCTGCTCGGCGGTGGGCGGATACCCACAGAGCACCATCAGATGGACGGGGCTTAATCCAAGTCTGACGAACGTAATTTATAACTGGAGTTCAGCTCATAACGACTCCAAAACATGGACAATCAACCAAACCATCACGTACAACTGTGACCAGCAAACCAATGTCAGCTGTGCCATAGGGGGCGCTGTTTCACACACCATCACCATATGTAAGTGTGTCAGATGTTAAGAATAACTCGCCTAAAAGTTGTGTGAAGGATCGAATGATCCTTAAGAGCAGCCTGTGTGTGTTGCGTTCATTTATTCCATTTATtcatataatcatttataataacaaaaagtgCGGTAAATCGAcataatatatgtacatatatatataagcataatatatttttcttaaatatatacatgcatgtgtttgtatttatatatacataataaatatacacattatatgcacaaaaatttatttaggatgcgattaatcgtgattaatcgcgattatttgcaattaatcgcatcctaaatacatttttgtgcatataatgtgtatatttattatgtatatataaatacaaacacatgcatgtatatatttaagaaaaatatattatgcttatatatatatgtacatatattatgtataggacaacttttattttggatgcgattaatcgcgattaatcatttgacagcagtgATAACGATCATTTAAACACTCATTTCATTGATTAGTCAtctaaattattgtttattttccgTTGTTGTATAGTCTTATGATGTGTGGTTTCAAGGGCAATTTCTCTTCATGAATAAGAGATAAGAGGGAATGTTTATGGAAATTCAAGGTTTATGGGATGTTGTTGTGAAGCAGTGATTTTCCACTGCTATTGATTGTGGTTTAATAACACTTGATGGATTTGTGTTCCTCAGACGAAGTCTGGGCTTTGAAACATACGCAATTAAGACTTTTCAATAAACTAAGACTGTCAATGTAGTTTTAAGCACCAGACAACTTTGGTGACTAGTTGTTCTGTTACAACACAAAACGGATATTATCTGACAGGATctgatgttcatttttgggtgaactgttccagGTGACATCCTCATCCTAACATTAAAAAGGCATCTCTACATTTTCAAGCTTAAAAGACAAAGTTTATActaattttattattagaattgaaTAAGTACAATATACTAtaccaatttaaaatattatttggggaataaatatatatatatatatatatttccctacTCCccttagattttttattattattattatttatttattagcattttttagtttatgtttatatattttcatctAAATTTGTACTATTTATCttaatctatttatatattaacTTGAAAATTGTTGcactggtttattttattttttatcttttgacTTTTTTGTTGTCTTCTTGCAGGTAAAACACAATCTTTCCCACTTAAGGTGATCGCAGCCATTGCTTTTGTGCTTGTGTTTGCCCTGTTGCTTATTTTTGTTGTGGTGATGAAGTGCTTCTGTGGAAGACAACATACCCCAGGtacacaagaacacacaaacagatttatCAGGAGACACCAAACTTCACAAGTTATGGTGCTTTAAACATCTGAACATGCTTTTTAATTTCTCTCTTCCACAGAAGATCAATCTGGGGATGTAAACGTTTCTTTAACGTAGGTATCTTCTCACTACATTCTCATATCACCAAAGCACTAGATCAacccaaaaatgtttttacatttactcgCATCTTCTTCCAAATCTCAACATTCTGAagctcacaaaataaataaactagacATTAACTAGGATAAATTATAATTGAATCACATTTTAGCTAGATAGCCATTGAAGCAATATTTCCATTTTCGTgcaataaaataactaaactatATTCCATATGCACAAGTCATTTGATAAATTTTTGTGAGATGCAGAATGCAATTGAACATTGAAAATCTTGACATTGTTTTTGCATGGAAAATAACCAatagaacattaaaaatgtaaataaaaagtaatatttttggtTTAATACACAACTGATGTTATGTAGTATTTAAGCCAAGAATAACTAATGAAATCCCTGTATTTCTAACTAGCGAGTACCGTTCACAGCTTAAGAGCGTCTGAGACGTGACGAAGAAACACTCAGGAGATTTTCGCCATTCTGTCAAGCGGAAGTGCGGACTGCAGACGGACATTTAGGGCAAATTGTCCAGCCGAACGCTGTGTCTTTAAAGCGGCTTCACTTCCATATCGAAGCAGGCCCCGGAGGACGCTTCACAGAGCAACGCTGGACTGTCCTTGAACAAGCTTTTGAGAACGTTCCCTTCCTTTCCCCAGTCATTCATTTGGAAGTGCACATCATTTCCCCGGCGTCCTGAAGATGCAGTTTGTTTTCATTTGGGTGCAGAATCACAGAGACATGTTTGGTTTACGTTGCCGGAAGAGAGATTTTTTTATAATGGTGCTTATTAAAAGTTTCATGGCTCAAACTGCTCTGTATACTTTGCAATCTCCCGTATGTATTTCTCAGATTGTGGCACTTTATTGCAAGGAGTGGGGATTTTAAGGTTCAGAACTTTTTCAGGGACTGAACTTGAAGTAAATATGCAGATTTGTGGCCAGTTGTGTGCGTGATACAATAACCAAGACCGTTTCTTAATGACTGTTGTGTCAATGCTCATTTATGAATATGATGCATTTGCTTCTAGAAGACGATTTATTTGAAGCTTTAGTTTTTTAAAGCCAGTTCTCAGACGAGCCAAAGAACCATAATGCATAGAAAGCAAATGCCATTAGATGATTTTTCTGGTCATTCCCTATAGAATGCATGTTTAGCGACGCATTACCCGCTATGTGATGTCCACATCTGTTCATATGTACAGTACTGACTTTTTTACTTTTCTACTCCACCACACtgacaattatgttttttttttgtttttgttttttgtgaaactgTTCTCAAGTTTACAGTAATGGGgtatttaattttcaattaaaacaaaatctGTTTCCGTGTGGAAATGTCTTATGCACTTTGCTTTCTGACTGCTTGAAGACTCTTACTGTAATTTATgactaaattattttatgtatgtcaaaaaaaaaaaaaaagattaaataaaaaatgaaatgaaaatctgtTTGTCAGATGTCTGTTTAATCTGGAAAGTGTACTATAAACATCTCATAGACATCTTTAAGGTGTTAGTTTTACATgcattaaatcataaacatctttctaaacgtctatttgacatctgataggaaacgtaCTTTAGCCCTAGATGTATTACAGATGAGCAATTAACATATGCTTCAATGATGTGTTTCCCCTCTATATTTCACAAGAAAGTGGAAATGATGGGCCCAATTAAAGGTCATCACGGGGCAGTCTGGGAATCTTTTCTCTGATGGACACAATCAAGTCccactttttcttttgttttacatCATGACGGTAAAAGCTTTTCAAATTCCActtcatgtttatttcaaaagTAGCATTTACTGTTATTAAAGCATATTTGCTGGAAATTATGCATACGAATGTCAGACAACCATGACCGCAACTAACCGCTAAGTATCTCAAAATTTGACTTTATTACTGTTTGTTAAATaaagatttgaaaataaaataaaataaaataatttgcattttttatgtcACTGCAAAAGTCTGTTTTTCTCTAATGGGTTTATCTGTAGTGCTTCACATGACCAGCAGGGAGCAACATTATATTAAAAGCTGACTGATCTGACTTTTGTGAAACATTTCATTAGATGAAAACAGGTATTTATTCTAAACTGATCATTTACTTGACTATGCAACTGTTTTGGGCCATGAAACATGGTCATTTTTAATTCCCGTATTGATAATGTATATCTATGATTGGTTTCACTAAGCGTATTAAAGCATTTCAAGACTAACCACCCATGAAGGAGCGAAAACCATCTGACATTGTCATACAAGAAACCCTGAGGCGGGTGTGGTGACCTCGAGGGATTAAGTTGGACCAGAGGATAAATCTTTGTCCAAATCATTCAGGGAGGAGGAATTTTAAAACGACCTTAAAAGGAGTTGAGCCTCTAATTCTGCGAACAGAGATTTGCTAACTAATGCCCAAAACAATCCTTTAATTCCCAGTCACGTAGTCCAGATTTACTAGGGTCACAAGGTGTGTGAAGTCCTAAACCTACAAAAAGAGTTTTAATAGTGAACTATTCATCTATAAACAAAAGATGCACATggaatctggattttttttttttttaatttttaatttgatacAAAAGCAttcttaaataaatgtattttggttCAGTTTCTTACATAAATTAGCATTTCAttagacattaaaaataacacattacacCTACAAACATCAGTTTATGTACAAAAATCGATCCAGAAGTCCTACATGAAATCCAGGACTGTACCACCTGCATTTGAGTTTTTGAGGCACTTATTTAAAGTTTAAGAGTTTATCATCGGCCAATACATTCATCGGCACGGTCAGTGATTGTCACCAGAGTGAATGTGTGTCGGACAGCacaaataaaccaaaacaaaaagtcCCATCATAGCGTTTTCATTTCAAAAATAGACTCTCTAAATAGTGAAGGAAATCTCTGCTATGATGCGTTCACGTTTAGTTGAGTTTCCGACTTGTAAAAACCATTTCACAAAAACTCGCTTGAGCTTTATTGACGTCGTGCGAGACGTTAAATCACAAGAAAATGTCAACGGTTAAAGTTAGTTAGCAACCTCTACACATACTTCTGACATGCCATTGGACACTTTCTGCTTTAATATTTCGCATATCCAACAGAATGTGAACGTAGCATTAACAAATCTCGTAAGCGTTCCTGCAGCTGTGACGTGTTGCGAGGTAAACGGCAAAAGGAGCAAAGAACTACGTTTCCCAGAATCGGTGGAGTAGCTCATCCACAAACACGAAGGCACTTCAGTGAGAGTTTGACGTAGTGCATATTTACACGGAGGAACCGCTGCACCAGGAACGTCCAGTGTAAGATCATCTCAAGAACATTTCACGTAAAGTGAACGAACGATAGTGCTACCTCTGTCTCTTTGTCACACAACCGTCTCGTTGCCTTTGCCCGGTTTGACCCAGCCGTTGGCTGTCCGTTTGACGCGATTGTTTCGCCCACTGTGCACGAGTCGATGGGAACATCGCTGCCACGTGTGAAGCGTTTTGGCGGACCAAACCCACATTCCCGACGTGATTCCCACCAGCAGAGACATAAAAATCCGTAGCATCTCCGCCGCCATGTATGAATCCCTCGCCGACTGGCGAAAATCAGCCCAATTGGAGATTTCGTAGAAGTAACACGCAATGACGCAAGTGGCCAACACTGTATAGAGCACCGAAAACACACCAATTTTAACCATCAGCCGCTCTAGCTTGTCCGTCTTCGTCCCGTCCTTTTGCAAATTCGAGCGGATCTTGAAAAGCGCAACCAAGCCAGCGGCAATAAACAGCGTCCCGATTACCAAGTACGTAAACAGCGGCGCGACTACGAAACCAGTGAGCGCGTCTAGGTTCTGATTGCCCACGTAGCACATCCCAGAGAGGTCATCAGCGTCCACCAGCCTCATGATGAGGATGACGATGGTCTTAATGGCAGGAATGGCCCAAGCTGCGATGTGGAAGTACGAACTGTGCATTTCGATGGCCTCGTGTCCCCACTTCAGCCCGGCCGCCAGGAACCACGTGAGCGTCAGGATCACCCACCAGATTGAACTCGCCATGCCGAAGAAATACGTGAGGAGGAAGACGATGGCACAGCCTGTGTTCTTCAAGCCTTCTTGCACTAGCACAGGCACAGCCGCTTCTTCCAAGTCGCAGGAGATGCGTTCGCGACCGACCGTCAGCCGGACGATGTAGGCCACGCTGTAAATATTGCAGCACATGCTGAGGAAAATAATAGGTCGCTCCGGGTAGGAAAACCGCGAGGAATCCACTAGGAAGGTCAGGACGGTGAACGTGGTGGAGATGAAGCAGAGAACCGCCCACACTGCCATCCACACATCGGTAAAGACTTTGGCCTGTCGCCGGTACAATCCTGTGTCGTATCCGCACTGCAGCGAGCAGCTGCCGCTGCGCTTCACCCATGCATACTGCTCCACGCCGGCACCCAGCGCCATGCACTCCTCCTCCTGCGCCGGCATCGGCCGGACGGCGTGGAACGGTGGGTCCTCGTCGCCCGGACCCTCCATGCACATGTGGTTCTGGTCGTTGGTGGGCGGGAACAAGCTGCAGTTCAAGAGCTCCGGCCAAACGAAACCAAAATCCTGCAGGACGGGAAGACACTTCCTCTTTACAGACAAACACATGCTGCCGCACGGGCCGATCGGGATAGGGACCTTCTCCGTACACATGGGAACGTAGACAGAGCATAAGAAGAACTGAAAGAAAGCAAAGTCATGGAAAGAATTAGATGTTTGCAAACACACAAATGTTGCTTGGAAAATCAGCATAGCATCTAAACCCTCATAAGAAGCTCAATCTGAGATGTGCACGAATTTATGCTTTTCAGATGCGTTTCCTAGTAGTGCATGTTTTCAGAGGCTCTACAGGAGAAAAGCATTGGTTTGTCACATCATGTGTGCGTTTGCATGTTTTCAGAAGCTCTAAATGAGAAAAACATCGCTTTGTTGCATTGTGTGTGCGGACGACACATGTTGCATGCCTAATTGGCACGAATTTGTGCTTTTCAGATGTGTTTTCTTGTACTGCATGATTTCAGATGCTCTACAGGAAAAAACATTGGTTAGTTGCATAATTAGTGCAAGCCGACACGTGTTGCATGTCTAATTAGCACAAATTTGTTCTTTTGAAATGCTTTTTCTAGTATTTGCATGTTTTCAAAGCTgtaaatgaggaaaaaaacatgtctAAGTATCACAAATGTGTGCTTTTCAAATGTGTGTTTCTAGTATTGCACATTTGCCAAGGTTGTAAAGGGGAAAACACTGCTTTGTTTGATGATATGTGTGCAGA is drawn from Carassius auratus strain Wakin chromosome 40, ASM336829v1, whole genome shotgun sequence and contains these coding sequences:
- the LOC113058807 gene encoding cell adhesion molecule 2-like isoform X3: MKKPVCSLLALVMTMLLLAAASGDSDTAMNIKAVLGHSVTFRCPSNHSEAVERLYIQKIINDKEKFINGFYKDRDMPWNEYQIRTKVNKMDLSMEMRNVSVSDEGLYKCYIFDIGVTNPKVSDIILEVTAEYSAPTITPDCTEHRRGVSGTGMSCDLSCSAVGGYPQSTIRWTGLNPSLTNVIYNWSSAHNDSKTWTINQTITYNCDQQTNVSCAIGGAVSHTITICKTQSFPLKVIAAIAFVLVFALLLIFVVVMKCFCGRQHTPEDQSGDVNVSLTEYRSQLKSV
- the LOC113058807 gene encoding cell adhesion molecule 2-like isoform X1; translated protein: MSLQLRCLYTHRYSLALVMTMLLLAAASGDSDTAMNIKAVLGHSVTFRCPSNHSEAVERLYIQKIINDKEKFINGFYKDRDMPWNEYQIRTKVNKMDLSMEMRNVSVSDEGLYKCYIFDIGVTNPKVSDIILEVTAEYSAPTITPDCTEHRRGVSGTGMSCDLSCSAVGGYPQSTIRWTGLNPSLTNVIYNWSSAHNDSKTWTINQTITYNCDQQTNVSCAIGGAVSHTITICKTQSFPLKVIAAIAFVLVFALLLIFVVVMKCFCGRQHTPEDQSGDVNVSLTEYRSQLKSV
- the LOC113058807 gene encoding cell adhesion molecule 2-like isoform X2; this encodes MSLQLRCLYTHRYSLALVMTMLLLAAASGDSDTAMNIKAVLGHSVTFRCPSNHSEAVERLYIQKIINDKEKFINGFYKDRDMPWNEYQIRTKVNKMDLSMEMRNVSVSDEGLYKCYIFDIGVTNPKVSDIILEVTAEYSAPTITPDCTEHRRGVSGTGMSCDLSCSAVGGYPQSTIRWTGLNPSLTNVIYNWSSAHNDSKTWTINQTITYNCDQQTNVSCAIGGAVSHTITICKTQSFPLKVIAAIAFVLVFALLLIFVVVMKCFCGRQHTPEDQSGDVNVSLTLRASET
- the LOC113058806 gene encoding frizzled-4-like, with amino-acid sequence MTRFGSGLALLALAFGLAHAFGDEEEMSCDPIRISMCQDLGYNVTKMPNLVGNVLQSDAELQLTTFTPLIQYGCSSQLKFFLCSVYVPMCTEKVPIPIGPCGSMCLSVKRKCLPVLQDFGFVWPELLNCSLFPPTNDQNHMCMEGPGDEDPPFHAVRPMPAQEEECMALGAGVEQYAWVKRSGSCSLQCGYDTGLYRRQAKVFTDVWMAVWAVLCFISTTFTVLTFLVDSSRFSYPERPIIFLSMCCNIYSVAYIVRLTVGRERISCDLEEAAVPVLVQEGLKNTGCAIVFLLTYFFGMASSIWWVILTLTWFLAAGLKWGHEAIEMHSSYFHIAAWAIPAIKTIVILIMRLVDADDLSGMCYVGNQNLDALTGFVVAPLFTYLVIGTLFIAAGLVALFKIRSNLQKDGTKTDKLERLMVKIGVFSVLYTVLATCVIACYFYEISNWADFRQSARDSYMAAEMLRIFMSLLVGITSGMWVWSAKTLHTWQRCSHRLVHSGRNNRVKRTANGWVKPGKGNETVV